A genomic stretch from Caulobacter sp. FWC2 includes:
- a CDS encoding methyl-accepting chemotaxis protein, which produces MSDIKTKIVTWNDKDRGIGEIVHTRAGKHLESALLNAYRVIDPSLQALPRDVWENEKRKFSFIARGNFPSEYFEQQAVITQNISSSLDFATYLSKTYAAYAAGLASGLMKEKGWNEKNSDELMLSLMKSVFSDASVVMFNYFQVLNAKADEERAVVEAERLAVAEEQNAVVNALADSLKRLAQGDLTARIAVPFNGRYQQIKDDFNAAIDSLREAMNAIAATTSGLRAGSDEIAAASDDLSRRTEQQAASLEETAAALDEITATVKRSANGAQQASTAASGATVDAAKSGDVMNEAVSAMGEIEQSSKQITNIIGVIDEIAFQTNLLALNAGVEAARAGEAGRGFAVVAQEVRALAQRSADAAKEIKGLIASSTAQVERGVKLVGDTGKALTGIVGKITEIDALVSEIAQSSQEQATGLNQVNTAVNQMDQVTQQNAAMVEEATAAASNLKSEAGELERLVARFETGNAPVAPRLEAAVPGRHAPARNPVAQSQARVAAFARPGVAASTAAKAWEEF; this is translated from the coding sequence GTGTCCGATATAAAAACGAAGATCGTCACCTGGAACGATAAGGATCGAGGCATCGGGGAAATCGTTCATACGAGAGCTGGGAAGCATCTCGAGAGCGCTCTTCTAAATGCCTATCGCGTCATTGATCCCTCGCTGCAAGCGTTGCCGCGGGACGTCTGGGAGAACGAGAAGAGAAAATTCTCCTTCATTGCCAGGGGGAACTTTCCTTCCGAGTATTTCGAGCAACAGGCTGTCATTACCCAAAACATTTCCAGCAGCCTGGATTTCGCGACCTATCTCAGCAAGACCTACGCGGCCTACGCCGCTGGTCTGGCGTCCGGTCTGATGAAGGAGAAGGGCTGGAACGAGAAGAATTCCGACGAACTGATGCTGAGCCTGATGAAGTCAGTGTTCTCCGACGCCAGCGTCGTCATGTTCAACTATTTCCAGGTCCTGAACGCCAAGGCCGATGAGGAGCGCGCGGTCGTCGAGGCGGAGCGTCTCGCCGTCGCCGAAGAACAGAACGCGGTGGTCAACGCCCTGGCCGACAGCCTCAAGCGCCTGGCTCAGGGCGACCTGACGGCGCGGATCGCGGTCCCCTTCAACGGGCGCTACCAGCAGATCAAGGACGACTTCAACGCCGCGATCGACAGCTTGCGCGAGGCGATGAACGCCATTGCGGCGACAACCAGCGGCTTGAGGGCCGGGTCGGACGAAATCGCCGCCGCCTCGGACGACCTGTCACGGCGCACGGAGCAGCAGGCCGCGAGCCTGGAGGAAACCGCCGCCGCGCTCGACGAGATCACCGCGACGGTCAAACGCAGCGCCAACGGCGCCCAGCAGGCCTCCACCGCGGCGTCCGGCGCCACCGTGGACGCCGCCAAGTCGGGCGACGTGATGAACGAGGCGGTGTCCGCGATGGGCGAGATCGAGCAGAGCTCGAAGCAGATCACCAACATCATCGGGGTGATCGATGAGATCGCCTTCCAGACCAATCTTCTGGCGCTCAACGCCGGCGTTGAAGCCGCGCGCGCCGGGGAGGCCGGTCGCGGCTTCGCCGTCGTCGCCCAGGAAGTCCGGGCCCTGGCTCAACGGTCGGCCGACGCCGCCAAGGAGATCAAGGGGTTGATCGCCAGCAGCACGGCCCAGGTCGAGCGCGGCGTGAAGCTGGTCGGCGACACGGGCAAGGCGCTGACGGGCATCGTCGGCAAGATCACCGAAATCGACGCCCTGGTCTCGGAGATCGCCCAGTCGTCACAAGAGCAGGCGACCGGCCTCAATCAGGTCAACACCGCCGTCAACCAGATGGACCAGGTCACCCAGCAGAACGCCGCCATGGTGGAGGAGGCCACGGCCGCCGCTTCCAACCTGAAGTCCGAAGCCGGCGAGCTGGAACGGCTGGTGGCGCGCTTCGAAACCGGGAACGCGCCTGTCGCGCCTCGGCTGGAAGCCGCCGTTCCGGGGCGCCACGCGCCCGCTCGCAACCCGGTCGCCCAGTCCCAGGCGCGGGTCGCCGCCTTCGCCAGGCCAGGCGTGGCGGCCTCGACCGCCGCGAAGGCCTGGGAGGAGTTTTGA